AAACAAAGCCCTACTTTTCAGAGCTGGTATCTTCCAGCAGATAGAGACTGAACACATCTACATCAGTGCATTATGTAGGATGTCTGCCCAGAGAACCATGGCTGGGGGTTAGGCAAGTGCTTggcggcaggggtgggggtggtgatgtCCAACAGATGGGGGAGCGGGGGGACTCACTAAGGAGACATTTTGGCAAAGACCTGAAAGAAACAAGGCAGTGGGCCCCGCAGATatctggggaggggcaggggacaaGCCCTGAGGAAGGTCCACGTCTGAGTGTCTGAGGGAACAAGACAGCAAGgctggaggaaagggaaggaaagggggagCCCAGGCTGGACCCTGTGGGCCGGCAGGGGAGCTCTGTAAGCTTGTCACTGTCGCTGTGTGTCCAGTGAGGACCTTTCATCAGAGCGGGAACACAGCTGACCTTGCAGCCAAGACCAGTGATCCCTGCCTTCTTCACTCTCCGTGTAGCCTCACCCACCTCACTGTCCTCCGAGATCAACAACGGCCTGACTGGGGCTCCCCACTCCTTCAAGATGAAGTCTAACACTCCTTGGCCCCGTTCCCTTGGCTTCCGTCTTGAGTCTACAGCCTGTATGCTCTTCTCCAcattcctctgcttctgttaccTCTTTAAAGATTCAGACTTTAACAccctttatttaaaaaggaaacttccTGTCACCACAAAACTCACGGTTTACCCTGCGACTGTTAAAGTAGGAAATGTTCTGTCTGGGTGGCACCCAGGCACACCTCCACACGCTTAATACACACCCCAAGCTAAGTCCCTGCCCTGAGCTCTCCTGACTCTCCACATCTGTCTTGCTTTCTCACTCCTCTGGGCTCCTGTATCTTGCTCTCTTCCAGAACCCTCCTCACCCCCGGCTAGAACCTGCCTGAGCCTGTGCTTCCCTCCAGGCAGACACAGGTCCCGCTGCAGAAGGCAGGCCCCTGGCCCCCTTCCCTGGAACTCACCTTCTTCTGTAAGGCGCAGTGAAAGACGAAgatgaagaccccctggaaggCATTGAAGGTGGTGAAGAGATAGGCCATGACCACCGATTCCTTGTTGATGAAGAGGAGGCCGAAAGCCCACGTGAGGCCCAGCAGGAAGAGCAGCGCAATGGCCCCCAGGGCCCAAGatctgggggggtggggaggagacaggACGTCAGAGCCCCGCCATGCCCTGCTGCGTGTTCCTATTCCAGCAAGCCTGGACACTGCCCTGGCGTAAGCGGGCCTGCCCAGCGACCCTCATCAGCCCAGCTAGGCCTGGGGGGCACGTGGAGGTTGGGGGGAGGGTCAGGGTTCTCTGAATAGCCGGTCATTCTCCTGCATCCTTCATCCTCTTGGCCACACTTCCAAACCTTTAATCTATCTTCTGTTGCCTATTTGTCTTTAAGTTACCCTGAAACGGACTCGAGTATTTTTTTCAGCCACCTTGAAcgacttgtgggatctttagttccccagccagggactgaacccacacccttggcagtgaaagcaccgaatcctgaccactggacctccaggggacTCCCTGGACTTGCTTTGTGAGCTCAGTCTCACCCTATGCAATGATGTGCCGGTTGTACTAATGCCATGTTTTCTAATACTCATTAAACAGATACATAAAGAACATAGTAAAACACCACCTTTGTCCTTAAAAAGCAACACCAGAGGTGAGAACACCACCTTTCAGGAAAGCCTAGGAGAGGCTGGGCCCAGCTCAGAGGTGCCAGGGCAGGGGCGCGGGGAGGGGTGCTCACTTAATGTTGTCGAGGCGACTGGAGTCAGGCTTGAGCACGGACGAGCTCCGGACCATCTTGTGCAGAGTCACCATGAGGAACACCAGGTTCACCTGGAGGCGGGCAAGGGGAGGGCTGGCCCGCAGTCCCTCTGCCTCCGAGCAGCGGCTCCTGACCACATCTCAGCTCCCACCCCCTGCTTCAGGGTCCCCTCTGCTGCTGTGTGTGCTCCGtgatgtccaacttttttgcgaccccatggactacaccccccaggctcctctgtccatgggatttcccaagaaagaatcctgcagtgggttgccatttcctgcccctCGGTGCCTGACAACTGGGGCAACTGTTAATGTGGCTCTCGGGGCTGGGGGGGACAGGGCCCAGGGCCTGACACAGCGGGAGCTCACACCACAGCTCCTAGACAGACAGGCCTCAGTGCTGGAACTTTACAGATGCAAGCTGCTCTTTTAGCCTCAGTTGGCTGCTCAGTTTTCAAGGGCTTGGGGAGAATGGGGGTCTGGGGGTCAGAGCTGGTCTGGATGAAGGACAGACTCAAAGCTGGGGATACTGCCTTCCAACTCACCACAATGACAAAGGAGACGGGCCCAATGAAGCTCCAGATGAAGTAATTGTCCACTCGGAGCCAACAGCTGTGACGGAAGCAGAGCCgggaagggaggggtgggggtggggggggagaagTGAGGCGGGCGGGgagcgggggggggggcagtgcgcccttccctccctctggctCCCAGGGCCCAGGGACTCTAATGGCTGGGGCCCCAGAGCTCAGGAGAAGGGAGGCCTGTGCCCTGAGGGTGCTGACCCCAGGGAGGCTGCTGAGCAGGGAACCAGCGAGGAGGAGAGACTGGGTGGAGGGGGCACTCACGCCTTCTCGGTGCCGTAGCTGCGGTAGTCGATGGCGGCCGCGATGCCCACCACCAGGGCAGGGAAGCAGTACCCGCCCAGGTAGTAGTACTTGGTGCGGGAGTACTCGCTCTCAAACACCTCCACCAGCAGCAGGTAGAGGTGCACACCCTCCAGGCACAACCAGGAGAAGGCAGCCAGGAAGAAGTAGTGCAGCAGGCCCGCGAAGATGGGGCAGGCgatctgggggcaggggtggggaggcaaCACAGGTGAGGGGCTGCCCTGGCCGCCGACCGGCCAGTGAGCATCACCTCTCCTCCCCGCCGCCCCTTCCGCTCCTGCCCCAGAGTCCCGCCTACCTCATACTGAGTCTTGTCTATCCCAACGAGGAACAGCAGCTCCGCCAGGAAGAGGTTGATGCAGAGATTCTTGTGGATGGTGTTCCGGTCGGTCTGCAGTCCCCGCAGGAAGCAGAAGGTGGAGATGCAGATGGCCAGGCAGACCAGGGAGATGACGATGCCCACCCAAGTGATGACCGACAGCAGCAGCTCATTGATGCGGCCCTGGTACTGGGGGAGGAGCAGGGTGCATGCTGAGCACCTCCGGCCTTGCACACACGGACCAGGCCGGGGGCCACGAGCTGCAGCCCACTGGGCCTTCTGCCACCTACCTGGCCTTCTGCCCCACCCCGGTCAACTAGCCAGGCCCCCAACCCTCTACAGGTGGCATGCTCACTTCCCATTCTCTGGCAGGCTTGTGGCGAGATGACAAAGGTTGACACCAACTTGCCTCTCCAGCGGGCCTTGGGAGAAGGTGGAACTTGGACTAGGGAGAGCCAGACATGTGGCCTCCTGCCCTGGGCAAGACTCGGGCCCCCCATGCCCATGAAGGTGGCCTTCCCTGGCACCACCCAAGCAGTGCTCTCTGAGGCCATGCAAGGCTGGGCCAGCAAGCAGGCCCGCCAGGAGGAGCGGGGCGCCGGCCAGCTTACGATCTCGCGGTGCGCCATGAGCACGGCAAAGTTGGTGAGGTGGCTGCAGGCACATGTGGTATGGGTCTTGTTGGACTCCACCAAGCGGCAGCCCTGGGTTGACCAGTAGCCCAGCATGGAGCGCTCTGAGTAGTTCCAGAAGGAGCAGTTAGCGTTGAAGTGGTTCTTGGCCTGTtgtggggtgggggccggggggggTCAGAGCCGGGAGTCCAGCCCTAGCCCTCACACCCCACCATGGGAACAAGCAGGAGAGACACGGCTGGGGCTTCCGGCTCCAGGTCACAGCCTGAGATCTCTGGGGACAGATGGCCCGAGCTGCTAAGGTGGGGGCCGGGGGGCTGCTTCTCCAGGGAGGGGTTGTAACTTGCTCTCGGGGTGAGCGAACACACTGTAGGGGGTATGGAGCTGCAGCCTGGGAAAGCGGAGGGTGCTGGGACACTCAAGGAAGGACGGGGCATCTCAGCTCACCTCCAGGTGGGCCACAGTGAAGATGACAGGGTCCATGAGGAAGACTCGGCTGGACTCCTTGTTGATGGACGCCGCGATGACCTGCGAGTTCACCACCAGGGAGGCGCCCCCTGGGCCCCCCGAGCCTGCTTCGCCCGCCAGCTTCACCGTGGCGTTCTCGGTGGACAGGAAGAGGCCCAGGTTGTTGTAGAGAATGAAGACAACCTTGACCACTCCTAGGTAGGACAGGCCCAGCAGGTGTGTTGTCAGCTCCTGGCCGGTGCCGCCCTCCAGGTACACTGGCCGCTGGGACCTCTGAAGTCAGGCTGCCGCCCAGGCAAGCAGGGCTCTGGAAGCCCTTCCGCGGGACTGCTGCTCAGTTGCAGGCAGTTCCCAATGGCAAGGTAGTGGTCCAGGACACACCTCACCCACCTCTCACTTTCTGTGGGACCCTGAGCAAATCCCTAACCTCTCCAGGCCTTAATCTCAAATGGCACAACCTGCCCTAAGCTCTGAGGATCAACTGCTGTCACACAAGAGTGACCTCTCCAATCTGAGGTTCTGTGGGGCTTTGTGGGGTCCCCCTGAATCCCTTGAAATGTTACACTAGCTTGAACGAAGGACACCTCTGTGTGTTGCTATGGGCTCCAACCTCTTATCAGAGTCTTCAGCCTGATCAGGGTTAAGAACTTCCCCGTGAGAGGAGCTGGGGTGCCGGCTCAGGGTTCGGACACTGACCGTTGCGGCTGTTCTGCTTGATGGTGTTGGCAGACAGCTGGATTGAGTTCTCGCTCGGGTACTCCTGGGGGAACACCAGCTCCTGCACTTGGCCCTCAGTGTTCAGGACTGTGACCTCGAGGACTGTGGGGACAGGGGGTGGCAGGGCACACAAGGTTGGGTCTGTCCACAGTCCAGAGGCCTGAGCAAGGTTGAGGGCCAGGGTAGCCCAGGGGTGTCCAGGAGGAACAGGGACCCACCCCGTTCAAGTTCTGCACCCCAACTTGCCCCAGCGTGACAGCAGCACTCACCCACGTTCTGCTTGGCGGCCAAGAAGCGGGCCGGCTCCCTGACGTTGTCTGCCAGCAGGAAggcgccctcctccaggacatccaGCAGCATGGTGGCCGTGTGCACCTGCTCGGTGGCGTTCATGTCCTTCCAGGACTCGAGGGCCTCTGGCCGCAGGAGGTTGTCCACCGTCTCCACCACAGCCTGCAAGTGTGGCGGGGCAACACTGCGACTCCCCCTGTCCCTCAGTCCCTCCAGCTGGGTCTGCACCCGCTTCTCCAAACCTCTATCCCCCACGGTGCCACCTGGGGCCCGCCCCACTCATTCAGGAGACAGAAGCCCCCAGGCCTCACCTTGATGTAGTCCTTGCAAGTTCTCTCCCGCTTGTGCATCTGGGGGAAAAGGGAGGTGGTGTGAGGGCGGgtctcccagcccctctccccgaACCCTGACACTCACGTCTGGGCACCAGAGAGATTCCTCTTCTGTCTCTGCCACTGACCTGGGGCTAGCCCATGAGCAAGAGCCATTCCTAAGGGAGCCCCCACGCCCCCAGGACCATCCAGGAAGGAGTCCTGGCCGGCCTGGGCTCTGTCCTGCCTTCTCCTCTCCTGGCCGTGGGTGGCCGCCCGGCTCTGCAGTGCCAGGCTGGGTGCCTCCCAAGTTCCCAGGGCGGTGCCCCTGCCCCACAGCCCCTGCCACTGGGCCCACCTTGTTATAGTTCTTGCCAGCCGACTCGCGCTCAATGGGCCGCAGTGCCTGCAGCTGGGCGTCCAGAATGTCCAGCAGTTGCTCCATCAGCTTTACAGAGGACGACACATCACCCGCGTAGATGGAGCCCCGGGTGTGGCGGGCCAGCTCGCTGGCAATGTTGGCCGCGTTCTCCCCACTCTTTATctgtgggaggcaggagggggggcCCCCAGCCTCGTCAGGGGGCTTCTCTCTCCACACAGCCGGCCTGCTCAGCCCCACTCATCCCTCTCTGCAGCCCCTTCTCTCTGCCTGCCCTGGTCCGCCCCCTCTGTCTGTTCCCTCTGGAGGCTAGGGATGGACCCTGGCCTGTCTCCCCAGGAGTTCCACCGCCCCCGCTGTGCCCGGGCACCCGGGGCCAGCAGGGTAAGCACGTGTGCCCATCTGGGGGCGGGGTGGCTGCTGGTACCTTCTGGGCCACCTGGTTGACCCAGGGGGAGGTGCAGTTGCTGAGGTCAGGGCCCCGGGGATTCCAGAGCCCCAGGGCTGGTAGACACTGGAAGGAGGCAATTCCTGTAGGGACAGACACACAGGAACAGAGGAGGGAAccatggggagggagaggaagacgGGCCAGAGCAGGGAGAAAGGAGATGGCAGGGAGACGGGGGTGAGCAGGTGAGGGGAGAGGTGAGGGGACACGGAAGACCGGACATGAAATAGGCCAGACAGTCAAAGAGAGGTGTCACTCTGAGGTGACGTGAGCCACCCACTTCCCCTAAACCCGCCCTCTCGGCTCCTCTTCCAGCTTGGCCTACCACAAAGCTGGAGCCTTCCGGTCAAGCCTGCCTTGGAAGCCCCACCACGCCTCCTGCAAAGTCTCTCTGACCCTTTGCTCGGATCCCTGGAGCCTGGTCCCGGCCCTGCCTTCTCTGGTGCATCGGCTGCTgtgtcctgcccccagcccctcctgggcCTGTGTCCCTTTCGGTCTGAGGCCAGGACTCAGGTTACCTCCCAGGGGCTCCCTGCAGGGTCCATCCAGGGCTTTGCATGGCAGCTGCTTAGACTTGCAGGAGGGAACAGGGGTGGGGCCGGGGGCACTAGCTGAGCTGTGACTGTGCCCTGGGGACACAGCTGCAGACATGAAGCACGACCCCTGCGTACGGCCCACTCTGGCAGGGAAGGTAGACGGGTAAGCGCATGCAAGCTGAGCTGGGGCATGtcccctgtcccctccctggCCAGGCCAGCAGTGGTCATTCCCCAAGCCAGCTGCAGCAGAGGTCACCTGGGCTCAGCACTCACCTCGAGTCCCCTTGGGGCAGGGCCTCTCCACCAGCATGCCCTGCTGGGTGGCCGGCCACTGGACCCGCCGCACCTCTCGAGGTTCACAAAAGAGTTCTGGGGACACGTGCAGATTGGGGGCGGGGGGCCGCCGGGTGCTGGGGGCCGGGGCAGTGGCTAGAGGTAGGTCAGGTCCCAGCTGGTTGATGGCACCCACGGGGTGTGTGGTGAGGGGTGCCCGGCGGAGTGGGGTGGTGGCTGCGGGCGAGGCCGTGCTGGTCAGGGGTGTGGGCCGGGCTGTGGTGGTTGTGCTGAGGGGTGGGGAAGTGGCTGGGCCTGGAAGGGAGAGGGGATACGAGATAGGGTTACCCCCAGGGTTGATCTCCCAACTAGCTCTAGGAGATCTCCCCTAGCCCCTCTCCGCCCAGAGGTCCCGCATACCCCTGGGACTATAAAGCATCAGAAGGTGGCAGAAATCCACTCATTTGTACTCTGAGGTCTGAGAGCAACGGCGGAGGACAACCCAGGAAGGTATTGAAGGCTCCCATCCTCATGCTCCTCTTACTCTGGGCTCTGACCTGGCCACGTCCCTTCCCTCTGGGGACCTCAACTCCCCCTTCTTGATTCATGGAGCTGTGGGGCTGCGCAGAGCTGGTTCAGGGTAGCCGAAGGGTTAGAATGAGACTGCGGAGGGGTCCCCAACCCTAGTCAATATCAGCAGTTCAGCTTTGCTGTTTTACTGGTACTCCCACCCAAGACTGGGGTTGAAAGGGCTCCAGGGCTCAAAACGCCCTTAGGAGACTCAGTGCAGCTTGGCTTTTAGCCAAGCCCAGAGTCCTTGGTCTAGCTTCTCAAATAAGCAAGCTAGCTAATCTCACATCCACCGAGGGCTTCtgtatgtgaaagtcgctcagttgtgtccaactctttgagacctccacagactgcagcctgccaggctcctctgtccatggaattctccaggccatgatattggagtgggtagccattcccttctccagggggccttcctgacccggggatggaacccaggtctcccacactgcaggcgcattctttaccatctgagccaccggggcagCCCACCCAGTGCttgggtttcctcatctgtaaatgaggcAACAGTAAGCCCTGGCTCTCAGACTGCAGGATCAGAGGAGCTAACTGCAAAGTGCTGAAAACAGCCTGTCACGTTGCTACGTCTGTGACCTCCAGGGTTCCCCTGAACACATCTCCAGGTCCTCTAGGAGCTCAGGGTGCACCCCCCTCCGCTGTGAGACCCAGGGGCAAGGGGTGTTGGGGCGTGAACTCGAGCTGTCCTCACCCGCACTAGGGTCAGGTGGCCCAAACTCCAGGCTATAGCGCACCACAAAGTAGTTGTTCCAGACATAGAGCTGGTTGTCGCGAGGGTTATAGTCGACAGAGGAGACGAACTGGTAGGGGTTGGGAAAGGCCAGGCTCACGGGCTCCTCACGGTTGGCGTTGGTGTTGAAGGCGTAGTCCACGCGGTTGCCGGCCGCCTCGCTGTCGTCGTCCACGTACACCGAGCGCAGCACGTACAGGACGCCGCACACCATGAAGGCGTTGGACGCGGACCGCTTGTCGTAGCCCGTCTCCCACGTGCCCTCGAAGCGCAGCGTGTAGGGGTTGAGCTGGCTCACCACCAGCCGCCCGTTGTTGCCCTCAGTGGCGTAGATGACCCACAGCCCGTTCTCGTCCACTGCCAGGTCGATGTCGGTCTTGCCCCCCCAGCGGTAGGGCGAGGTGTCGTGGTAATTGGCCGTGTTGATGACCGTCTCCCCGCTCTTGATGCGCGTGCGCAGGTCGTACTTGACGATGTTGCGCGTGCGCTCCTTGTTGTAGAAGACGGCGCCGTCGTAGACCACGAAGCCTGTGCCGTCTACGCGGTTGGGCAGGCGATAGGTGGTGGTGTGGCGCGCCGCCACGTAGTCCTCCCACGAGGCGTACTCCGTCAGCGTGTCCGTGCGGTAAGGGATCCACGGCATGACATAGATGCGGTCACCCGCCTGCAGTGGGTCCTTGCACCATGCGCCAGACTGGTGCTCCGACTCGTGGGTTGAGGTGGGCTCCAGAACCTTCTGCAGGGTCCCTGGGCACACGAAGACTGGGTCgggcggggaggggcagggaggacacggggagaggaggagcaggggtggggggcggggggtggcgagggaaggggagagagagaggcgaGTTGGTCACGCGGCCAGCGGGGGGAGCCAGGCTGTCCCCTCCTGCTGCTGCAGTCACGGTTGCTTGGTAGGGCTGGTGATGGGAAGGGGGTTTCTGGGCTGGGACCCCTGCCCCGCCCAGCTGCCCCTCTCCCTGGAGATGTCAACCCTGGAGGCCATTAAGAGCAGGGTTAGTGGGGTTTGGGGGGAGGAGGtgcccctctttccttccctggcTGCTAGAGACCCCACAGGCTGGGGATATGGGGTTTGGCAAGAGCCATCCCAGAGTCAGTCTCCTGTGCCTTTAGTGGGGGATGGAGAGATTTCCTCATTGCAGCCACTGGCAGCTTTGAGGTTCCAGGGACTCAGGGCCCTGTCCCTTCGCCATCATTTGCACTCCTATGGAAGAGCTAGGGTCAAGGATCCCATCTTTCACCAACCACACCAggacacagatatatatatatatatataaatttttttttttcctttttttttaaactccattttcttcctcctgcaAAAACTGCAAGGTAGAGTGATGTTTCCGTACCCACTGTGGGTGGGTGTCAGGAGCGCACTCCTATTCCAGGGTGAAAGAGGCACCCAAGGTTCCTGACGCAGCCTGTGACAACCCCCCACCCAGCACCCAGGAAATCAGGGGCTGAGGAAGGGTTTTCGGAAAAGTCCAGCCCCTCCTGAGGGgtgccccgccctgcccccagccGGCAGGGTCTCTCTTGGGGTTTATTGAGCAGCAGACACTGATACTGGTGCACAGGGGTGGTGGGGcgagggcagagagggaggggacTCCCGGGagagttggggaggggggaggagagcTGTGTGGAGGGAAGAGAGACAAGTGGTGGTGTGGGGGCGCTCGGCGAGGTCCTGGCTCCAAGGGAGGCACGCCGGAGAGCACCTGGGAAGAAAGAGTTAGCGCTGGCGAGGAGAGAGGGGGTGAGCAGAGAATTCACTCCAAGGCCCAGGCCCGACTGAGGGTCCCTTGGGGGGGCAGTCCCAGGTCCAGCTCAGAGGGGGCCAGGGAGGGAACCAGGTGCTAGGATAAAGACCCAGCCCGCCCCCAAcaggccccccacctccccttcccgGACCCGATTTACCTGCAACCATCCCCGGCTCGGGAGGAGGGACCAAGGCAGCGCTGATGTCAGAAAGGTGGGgggcccccgccccacccccccattCCCTGAAAAGGAGGAAAACCTCAACTGCATCTCGTTGGCCACCAACGGCCTGCCCACCCTTGCCCAGTCACGACCCAGCGCCACCTACTCCTGGGCTCCCCTTACTGACCCGGTGGGAGTCTGGACTGGCACAAACAGTGTGGCCAggctcccttccttctcctcccataGTGGTAAGACCCCTCCAACCAGGATGGCTGGGGGCCTCCCTCTCGGCTCCCTACTAGCAGAACCCGAGGACCGGCCAGGGTGAGAGTTTGTAGTGAATTCTCTGCTCCTGCTTGGCCTGTCACCAAAGCAGCCGGCCCGAGGGGACAAGAGAGGGCTGGGACTTGGTGCTGGCTTGGGGAGGGGAGTGGCCCCAGTGGTTAGAGGGGCTTGACCAGGAACCATTCCTCATTCCCCCAATTCCAGCCTCATTCTTCAGCAGGCTTAGGTGGGTGGCTGGGGATTCCAGCCCTCCCTCCACAGTATCAGGGACATTTTGATCCAGGGGTCTTGAGTCACAAAGCAGCCAGGCGCATGCCCTGCTTTAGTGGGGGGAGGGAAGCCTGGGGTTCCAGCGCTGTGTTCCCAGTGCCCTGAGGGGTTAGCCTGCACCTTCTGTCCAGCCCACTGGCCTCTGCCCTTTTCTCCTAGGCCTGGGTCTTCCCTCTCCCCAAGCCGGGCCCGCCAGCCAGCTCTGTGATGTCTGAGcagatgtgtttgtgtgtggggggcgggtgggggtgggcagtgggaggTCTCAGAGCCCGGCCTGGTGGGCAGGGCATGGAGAAGGAAAACGTGGTTAGAGGTTACcctgggggaagggggagaagaTGAGGAAGGGCCTGCTTAGGGCCTTTGACAGCAAGGACCCTGACCCAGCACCAAGCTCCCAAAGCCTTctctgccctccagcctcctcccaccCATCCCTTGAAGAGAAAAGATCCCAGGTTGCGTGTCCGACCACCACCGGGCCTGCAAGAAGAGTGTCTGGTGCTGGGCGGAGAGACtccaggaaagagagagggagagagtggtgGGGTGCAGTGAGGGGCAGGGCGGTGGGCTGGTGGCCCAGGCCTCTATGAGATGGGGGAAGGGacaagggggaggggagcagcTCGGAGGGACCCCGCCCTGCCTCCCTCAAAGGGGAAGCTCCACTGACCACCGTAATTTCAAGGCCAACGTGATCCTGAAAGGTCATCCCTCCCCTCCTCGCCTCAGAGCTGTCCATTTCCCACGACTTTCAGGGGAGGCAGTGACCCTCCCCGATAGCCAAGCCCGGCCCAGCCACCCTCCCTGCCCGCCGTGGAGTCCTCTCCTCCACTGCTGAAGGAAGAAATTACGGTGCTCACGGAAGCCCCCAGACCCAGCCtgtgcctcccccgcccccctctcTCTGGTCCTCTAACCACAACAGCCCAGAAGAAACCCTGACTGCAGCTTCGCAAGTATTTcagaaccaaaggaaaaaaaaaaaacaaaaaaaacgcTCCCCCGCCCCTCGCTCCCCCAACCGTGAGGCCCGCCCCCCCCACCCTCTCGGCCCCCCAGTGATCTGGCAGGCGCCCTCCCCGGGCTGGGGGCAACTCACACCCCTCTCCCCAGGggctgccccccaccaccccccgctggtggaggatggggtgggggtggggaaaactGGTGCTCCGTGCTCCGAAACAGCTCTGGGCCTTGGAAACGCCAAACCAGAAGGAACTTAAACCACCaggagccagagagagaaagagagagagagagagagagaaagagagagaggaggaggagaaggaggaggtaaTCTGCTccccaaaaggaaaacaaaggtgtcccctccctccctcctcccctgaaCCAGACACAAAAGTTGgggcaggaagaaaaaagaagacagacGGCTCCCCCgtgccctctgcccccagtcGGGAGCCAGGGAAGagggtccctccctccccacccaccctggaTGCTTATAGACTTCTCCTGAAGGAGGCAAAAGAAGTATGAGAGAAGGTCaggttccccccacccctgcaaggGCCAGGGACTAGAAAGGagggacagggagagagagacagagtgagaggagagagagagagacaggcagagagagcagAAGGTCCTGCCCGAGCTCAGAGAAGCTCCCTTGGGTGTCTGGAGGTTGGGGTTGCCCAGTCGCACCAGGGCTGGCCCCACCAGGGGTGGGGAcaccggggtggggggggagcgACTGGACcaagttggggggtggggggcagaagaaggggctggaggggagggcaggtcACATAAGTGTGGTACAGGTAAAACAAAGTCTGAGTTAGGGGTTAGCATTGGTAACAGTGCGTTTACCTTTCTGCTCCACTTCTACTTTAAGCAtcggaagagagagagaaaacaaattgaaaaaaaaaatgtgcaagaaaaaaagagaaaaaaaaaaagattaaattgcTTTCGTTTCTTTTCTGGCAACAcgcccccttttcctttcttttcctcactcCTGGTTCCCCAACCCCGAAGGTAGCGTCAGCCCCCGCCCCCACGTCCTTTCCTCCTAGGGAGGATGTCGGGGAGACAGTCACAGGGTGGAGGGAGACACACGGGAGGACAGAGACCAAGAGAGacacagggtggggtggggagagggggtatACAGGTAGGCAGACGGACAGAGCCCTCAGACCGGAAGGGGCACCCTCAGTGCAgcaaggctggggagggggagcccCAGCTGGGAGGCAGCTCCCCTGGGGGGGGCACCAGGAAGGGATGGTGGGGGGGTGGAGGATCCCCTTGGTCCCCTCCAGCCCTGTCTGCTGCCCTCCTGCTAGAACCGGGGGCCCAGGAGGGCATTCAGTGCCTCCCTCAGCCTGGGAGCACCACAGAGAAAACACGCAGAATGCCCTCCCCTTCTGTGCTGGCCTTAAAAAGAGTCCAGCTGAGTTTCCCCAAAACCCTcagaaccccacccccaccccagaagcCAACACAGAGAGAGGGTGGCAGCGTCGGACACAGAATGATGGAGAGGCCTCCAAGAGCCCCATGGGGGAGACgcaggcagagagggaagaggctggggttggggggacaTCACAGACGGGGCAGGACAGCAGGTGGGGGCACAGACACGCTCCCCCGCTCCCCCGGGGGCAAGCCCGAGGCTCAGTTTCTCTGCCCAGCTCCCCCCTGGGGGCCCAGGAGCTGGG
This genomic window from Cervus canadensis isolate Bull #8, Minnesota chromosome 4, ASM1932006v1, whole genome shotgun sequence contains:
- the ADGRL1 gene encoding adhesion G protein-coupled receptor L1 isoform X4, which translates into the protein MVAVFVCPGTLQKVLEPTSTHESEHQSGAWCKDPLQAGDRIYVMPWIPYRTDTLTEYASWEDYVAARHTTTYRLPNRVDGTGFVVYDGAVFYNKERTRNIVKYDLRTRIKSGETVINTANYHDTSPYRWGGKTDIDLAVDENGLWVIYATEGNNGRLVVSQLNPYTLRFEGTWETGYDKRSASNAFMVCGVLYVLRSVYVDDDSEAAGNRVDYAFNTNANREEPVSLAFPNPYQFVSSVDYNPRDNQLYVWNNYFVVRYSLEFGPPDPSAGPATSPPLSTTTTARPTPLTSTASPAATTPLRRAPLTTHPVGAINQLGPDLPLATAPAPSTRRPPAPNLHVSPELFCEPREVRRVQWPATQQGMLVERPCPKGTRGIASFQCLPALGLWNPRGPDLSNCTSPWVNQVAQKIKSGENAANIASELARHTRGSIYAGDVSSSVKLMEQLLDILDAQLQALRPIERESAGKNYNKMHKRERTCKDYIKAVVETVDNLLRPEALESWKDMNATEQVHTATMLLDVLEEGAFLLADNVREPARFLAAKQNVVLEVTVLNTEGQVQELVFPQEYPSENSIQLSANTIKQNSRNGVVKVVFILYNNLGLFLSTENATVKLAGEAGSGGPGGASLVVNSQVIAASINKESSRVFLMDPVIFTVAHLEAKNHFNANCSFWNYSERSMLGYWSTQGCRLVESNKTHTTCACSHLTNFAVLMAHREIYQGRINELLLSVITWVGIVISLVCLAICISTFCFLRGLQTDRNTIHKNLCINLFLAELLFLVGIDKTQYEIACPIFAGLLHYFFLAAFSWLCLEGVHLYLLLVEVFESEYSRTKYYYLGGYCFPALVVGIAAAIDYRSYGTEKACWLRVDNYFIWSFIGPVSFVIVVNLVFLMVTLHKMVRSSSVLKPDSSRLDNIKSWALGAIALLFLLGLTWAFGLLFINKESVVMAYLFTTFNAFQGVFIFVFHCALQKKVHKEYSKCLRHSYCCIRSPPGGAHGSLKTSAMRSNTRYYTGTQSRIRRMWNDTVRKQTESSFMAGDINSTPTLNRGTMGNHLLTNPVLQPRGGTSPYNTLIAESVGFNPSSPPVFNSPGSYREPKHPLGGREACGMDTLPLNGNFNNSYSLRSGDFPPGDGAPEPPRGRNLADAAAFEKMIISELVHNNLRGGSGGAKGPPPPEPPVPPVPGGGGEEEAGGPGGADRAEIELLYKALEEPLLLPRAQSVLYQSDLDESESCTAEDGATSRPLSSPPGRDSLYASGANLRDSPSYPDSSPEGPSEALPPPPPAPPGPPEIYYTSRPPALVARNPLQGYYQVRRPSHEGYLAAPGLEGPGPDGDGQMQLVTSL